Below is a genomic region from Rhodohalobacter sp. 614A.
GTTCAGCTAAATATGCACTTACACCAATACCTCGAGGAATCCCCTTAACATTCCCTGATAATCTTTTATACTCATTTAATAAGTTTATTAAAAGGTTTCGTGAAAAAGGAGTTAAAAGATTGTCTTCATTGATTATTCTTAATAACCGATCATGAGGTATACTTTCGTAGAAATTCTTTAAATCCGTTTTAATAACAAATTTTGGAAATTTATCATCTAGTATGATTTTAAGTTGGCTTATGATATTAAATCTGTTTGACTGCTTAACACCATATAACTTAGATATATTTCTTTGCAACTGTTTTAGAGCGAAATAAAACTTGGGAGAGTTTTTAGTTACGTAAAGAGGTTTTTTTGATGGGATTGTGACTTTGTTCAATTGAATTCTAAACCCTTTTGTCGTTACTTGTTTGCTAATATTTTCAAGTTCAGCTTCAAGTTCCAACTCTTTCTTTTTACGTAGAGATTTCTTCTTCTCATACAGCTTGTTTACATCTAGAGATATTTTCCCCTTTTTAGCATCTCTAATGTCTTTATTACAGTCTCTAATTGATTCGTTTATTTTTCTAACTTTAGTCATTGACAGCTTGTCCTCTAAATGAACACCTTTCCGATTTTCTATATCTAGAATGGTTCTGAAGTTTTTTGCTGAAAATGACTGGTCTAACATTCTGACTTATTAGTTAGTTTTACTTAGGCCCTATAACATATAATTCCACGACAAGTCACTTGTCACCTTTTATGTCGCAGAATATTTTATTCGTTTCATAATAGCAAATAAACCCCGATTTCTTGCATGTTACACGACATGGTTTCTAATATGAAAGTCGTGTAATAGCAACAAAACGACTCTCTTTAAAAAGAATATTTGTCTGAGAATGATTTCAAAACCTCACCCTCGCCTGGATTCCAACATCACTTCGTCGATTTCCTTTGATCTCATTCAAACCGCTGCTGATGATGTTTCTGTCTTCATAAATCGTGGTAGAGAGCTTCATCCATAGCTCAAGCCACTCGGTCGGTTCATAGTTGAAGAG
It encodes:
- the drt3a gene encoding antiviral reverse transcriptase Drt3a, with translation MLDQSFSAKNFRTILDIENRKGVHLEDKLSMTKVRKINESIRDCNKDIRDAKKGKISLDVNKLYEKKKSLRKKKELELEAELENISKQVTTKGFRIQLNKVTIPSKKPLYVTKNSPKFYFALKQLQRNISKLYGVKQSNRFNIISQLKIILDDKFPKFVIKTDLKNFYESIPHDRLLRIINEDNLLTPFSRNLLINLLNEYKRLSGNVKGIPRGIGVSAYLAELYMRDIDEEIKNLSGVSYYSRFVDDIVIVFTPTPTEISREYLKEVRNIVESQKYNLKLSPSSEKTDTFDLRYSKADCEMEYLGYKIRFGENELRTYLTDKKIEKYKSRLKLAFDHYKNLSKVDEKNARKILVKRIRYITGNTKLSNNKKNILVGIYYSNSQLTELDGLERLDLSLNAHIRSKVKNNRAIKRLSKYSFKKGFLNKRFSPFTPKDLKEIKSIW